One genomic window of Punica granatum isolate Tunisia-2019 chromosome 1, ASM765513v2, whole genome shotgun sequence includes the following:
- the LOC116197199 gene encoding probable polygalacturonase At1g80170, with amino-acid sequence MEAPFHIADEGEDGNVGVWRWDWEQIVESKQGTLALFCVSALFSCSISSAGTSKNSTRFSVCEYGAVGDGITNDTEAFHDAWNATCSSEEENPIIIVPENNTFLVHQVKFGGPCKAKNITFMILGNIIAPDSPKSWSRLDPNQWLVFSQVEQLHVTGFGTIDGRGQVWWKQSCRYHPDLEGCTSLAPTAMKFISCNASGVTNVNLVNSSQTHMLISGCHYFHVDNLLIEAPGDSPNTDGIHIQFSEDITITNTMIRTGDDCVSVGDYTSNINISSLICGPGHGVSIGSLGRSGNAVEVENIHVRKVYFEHTTNGARIKTWQVGTGYVRGVTFEDIKFDSVENPIIIDQYYCKSRGACEEKQTGVHISNVTYSDLSGTSSTDVAISLNCSRSVACKGIVLKSVNLTSTIPGSRVTSNCINAYGNVTGEVQPKPSLLVTNTTE; translated from the exons ATGGAGGCTCCGTTTCACATTGCCGACGAGGGGGAGGATGGAAACGTAGGGGTTTGGAGGTGGGACTGGGAGCAGATAGTAGAATCGAAACAG GGCACTTTGGCTCTCTTTTGTGTATCGGCATTGTTTTCTTGTAGCATCAGTTCTGCGGGTACCTCCAAAAACTCCACTCGCTTCAGTGTATGCGAATATGGGGCTGTTGGTGATGGCATTACGAATGATACAGAA GCCTTTCATGACGCTTGGAATGCTACATGTTCCAGTGAAGAGGAAAACCCGATAATTATTGTCCCCGAAAACAACACTTTTCTTGTGCATCAAGTCAAATTCGGCGGTCCTTGCAAGGCCAAGAATATCACATTTATG ATATTGGGGAATATAATTGCCCCGGACTCACCCAAATCATGGTCCAGGCTTGATCCAAACCAATGGCTAGTCTTCAGTCAGGTTGAGCAGCTTCATGTCACGGGCTTTGGCACAATCGACGGGCGGGGCCAGGTTTGGTGGAAACAGTCGTGCCGGTATCATCCTGACCTG GAAGGATGCACTTCATTGGCACCTACT GCAATGAAGTTTATCTCTTGTAATGCGAGCGGTGTTACGAACGTTAACTTAGTAAACAGTTCTCAGACCCACATGTTGATATCAGGCTGTCACTATTTTCACGTCGATAATCTGCTAATTGAAGCTCCCGGGGATAGTCCGAACACTGACGGGATCCACATCCAATTTTCTGAGGACATAACCATCACAAACACGATGATCAGAACCG GTGACGATTGTGTATCTGTTGGAGACTATACATCGAATATTAACATCTCATCTCTAATATGTGGACCTGGTCATGGAGTGAG CATAGGAAGCTTAGGTCGATCAGGGAATGCCGTCGAGGTAGAGAACATTCACGTGAGAAAAGTTTACTTTGAACATACCACGAATGGAGCTCGGATCAAAACATGGCAG GTCGGAACTGGTTATGTCCGAGGAGTCACCTTTGAAGATATCAAGTTCGACTCCGTGGAAAACCCGATAATCATCGATCAGTACTACTGCAAAAGCAGAGGCGCCTGTGAGGAAAAG CAAACGGGAGTTCACATAAGCAATGTGACATACAGCGACCTGTCGGGAACATCGAGCACAGATGTGGCGATCAGTCTCAACTGTAGCAGATCAGTTGCGTGCAAGGGGATAGTGTTGAAATCTGTAAACCTGACATCTACTATACCTGGAAGCCGAGTCACTTCGAACTGCATTAATGCTTATGGAAATGTCACCGGGGAGGTTCAACCCAAGCCCTCTCTTCTGGTAACAAACACTACGGAATGA